A genomic window from Anguilla rostrata isolate EN2019 chromosome 14, ASM1855537v3, whole genome shotgun sequence includes:
- the LOC135238867 gene encoding protein shisa-like-2B: MEAHLSDDSSALLPIQYPETEINPAGYTSCAQGGKENTRFISSSVWSDSSPLVPPFRMAEAHVCEGYYSDDIRFVERFTCPLDPDSPEHIFCCGFEDMKYCCSEPGNYFPYKHAYMWTLSIGALVGLAIAALVLLAFVVSVCVLCALFLHKKPQRRFDSGLKLHILDGSTEKASKGNVTQSSITSQNSTDGEDPSTRLGKRIQESETAIVTPVGDTNIINQI; this comes from the exons ATGGAAGCCCACCTCTCTGATGACAGCAGTGCCCTCCTCCCCATTCAGTACCCTGAGACAGAGATAAACCCAGCTGGCTACACATCCTGTGCGCAAGGTGGGAAGGAAAACACCAGGTTCATATCCTCATCAGTCTGGTCAGACTCGAGCCCCCTCGTACCCCCATTCAGGATGGCTGAGGCACATGTTTGCGAGGGCTACTACAGTGATGACATCCGCTTTGTGGAGCGCTTCACTTGTCCCCTGGACCCAGACAGCCCCGAGCACATTTTCTGCTGTGGGTTTGAGGACATGAAGTACTGCTGCAGTGAGCCGGGAAATTACTTCCCCTACAAGCATGCGTACATGTGGACCCTGAG TATCGGGGCGCTGGTCGGACTGGCTATCGCGGCGCTCGTCCTCCTGGCCTTCGTCGTCAGCGTCTGCGTCCTCTGCGCCCTGTTTCTCCACAAGAAGCCACAGCGGCGGTTTGATTCCGGACTCAAGTTGCACATCCTAGACGGCTCCACAGAGAAAG CTTCAAAAGGCAATGTGACACAGAGTAGCATCACAAGTCAGAACTCCACAGATGGGGAAGACCCTTCAACCAGACTGGGGAAAAGAATTCAAGAGAGTGAAACGGCTATTGTCACTCCGGTTGGGGATACGAACATAATAAAccaaatctaa
- the trim23 gene encoding E3 ubiquitin-protein ligase TRIM23, which translates to MAAAAGVNKQGTAAAMEVCGRHGRATAGNTVKVLECGVCEDVFSLQGDKVPRLLLCGHTVCHDCLTRLPLHGRAVRCPFDRQVTELGDSGVWGLKKNFALLELLERLQHGASNQSGMMEDALGGAGECIIRCDEDESHTASMYCTVCATHLCSECSQLTHSTRTLAKHRRVPLADKPHEKTLCSQHQVHAIEFVCLEDACQPGPLMCCVCKEYGKHQGHKHAVLEAEANQIRASILDMAHCIRTFTEEVSEYSRKLVGIVQQIEGGEQIVEDSIGMAHTEHVPGTAESARSCVRAYFADLHETLCRQEEMALSVVDAHVRERLIWLRQQQEDMTILLSQVSTACLHCEKTLQQDDCRVVLAKQEITRLLETLQKQQQQFTELADHIQLDAGIPVTFTKDNRVHIGPKMEIRVVTLGLDGAGKTTILFKLKQDEFMQPIPTIGFNVETVEYKNLKFTIWDVGGKHKLRPLWKHYYLNTQAVVFVVDSCHRDRLMESHSELAKLLTEKELRDALLLIFANKQDVPGAVSVEEMTELLSLHKLCCGRSWHIQGCDARSGMGLHEGLDWLSRQLVAAGVLDVA; encoded by the exons ATGGCCGCTGCTGCGGGTGTAAACAAGCAGGGGACCGCTGCAGCGATGGAGGTTTGTGGTCGCCACGGCAGAGCTACTGCTGGGAATACGGTGAAG gtgttggagtgtggagtgtgtgaaGATGTCTTTTCCCTACAAGGGGATAAGGTTCCCcgtctgctgctctgtggtcACACTGTGTGCCACGATTGTCTCACCCGCCTGCCCCTGCATGGCAGGGCTGTGCGCTGCCCCTTCGACAGACAGGTCACTGAACTCG GGGACTCTGGGGTGTGGGGGCTGAAGAAGAACTTTGCTTTGCTGGAACTGCTGGAGAGGCTGCAGCATGGGGCGTCTAACCAGTCAGGCATGATGGAGGACGCCCTCGGAGGGGCGGGAGAG TGCATCATCCGCTGCGACGAGGACGAGAGCCACACGGCCTCCATGTACTGCACCGTGTGCGCCACCCACCTGTGCTCGGAGTGCTCCCAGCTCACCCACTCCACCCGCACGCTGGCCAAGCACCGCCGCGTGCCCCTCGCGGACAAGCCCCACGAGAAGACCCTGTGCTCCCAGCACCAGGTGCACGCCATCGAGTTCGTCTGTCTGGAGGACGCCTGCCAGCCCGGCCCGCTCATGTGCTGCGTGTGCAAGGAGTACGGCAAGCACCAGGGACACAAG catgcagtgcttGAGGCGGAGGCCAACCAAATCCGGGCTTCCATCCTGGACATGGCGCACTGCATCCGCACGTTCACGGAGGAAGTGTCCGAGTACTCCAGGAAGCTGGTGGGCATCGTGCAGCAGATTGAGGGCGGAGAGCAGATAGTGGAGGACAGCATCGGCATGGCCCACACTGAACAC GTCCCCGGCACGGCGGAGAGCGCCCGTTCCTGCGTGCGGGCCTACTTCGCGGACCTCCACGAGACGCTGTGCCGCCAGGAGGAGATGGCCCTGAGCGTGGTGGACGCCCACGTCAGGGAGAGGCTCATCTGGCTccggcagcagcaggaggacaTGACCATCCTGCTGTCACAGGTCTCCACTGCCTGCCTGCACTGCGAGAAGACACTGCAGCag GACGACTGCAGGGTTGTGCTGGCGAAGCAGGAGATCACCAGGCTGCTGGAAACCCtgcagaaacagcagcagcagttcacAGAGCTGGCCGACCACATTCAGCTGGACGCCGGCATCCCCGTCACCTTCACAAAG GATAACAGAGTCCACATCGGTCCAAAGATGGAGATCCGCGTGGTGACTCTGGGCCTGGATGGTGCTGGGAAAACCACCATTCTGTTTAAGCTGAAACAGGATGAGTTCATGCAGCCCATCCCCACAATAG GTTTCAATGTGGAGACAGTGGAGTACAAAAATCTGAAGTTCACTATCTGGGATGTGGGTGGTAAACACAAGCTCCGCCCACTGTGGAAACACTACTATTTAAACACGCAAG CGGTGGTGTTTGTTGTTGACAGCTGTCACAGAGACAGACTGATGGAGTCTCACAGTGAGCTGGCTAAACTGCTGACAGAAAAGGAGCTTAGAGATGCACTGTTACTTATTTTTGCCaacaaacag GACGTCCCCGGGGCGGTGTCTGTGGAGGAGATGACGGAGTTGCTGAGCCTTCATAAGCTGTGCTGCGGGCGGAGCTGGCACATCCAGGGCTGCGACGCCCGCAGCGGAATGGGCCTCCACGAGGGCCTGGACTGGCTGTCCCGGCAGCTGGTGGCCGCAGGCGTCCTGGACGTGGCCTGA
- the ppwd1 gene encoding peptidylprolyl isomerase domain and WD repeat-containing protein 1, whose product MASESSSAELKRKLDVDEGNGGNAEDEEWVGPMPIEATPQKKRKVLDYERVYLNNLPSAAMYERSYMHRDVITYIVCSKTDFIITASQDGHVKFWKKKEEEGIEFVKHFRSHLGVIECIAVSAEGALFCSVGDDQAMKVFDVVNFDMINMLKLGFHPGQCEWIYNPGDAISTVACSEKSTGKIFVYDGRGSNTPFHTFDKMHSSPLSQIRLNPRFRVIVSADKAGMLEYWTGLPNEFKFPRQVDWEFKTDTDLYEFAKCKTYPTSLAFSADGKKMATIASDRKVRIFRFLTGKLMRVFDESLTMFTELQQMRQQLPDMEFGRRMAVERELEKVDGIRLTNIIFDETGHFVLYGTMLGIKVINVETNRCVRILGKQENIRVVKLSLFQGIAKATHAAPTIEMKASDNPALQAAEPDPVIFCTAFKKNRFYLFTKREPEDTKNADSDRDIFNEKPSKEEVMAATQAEGPKRVSDSAIIHTTMGDIHIKLFPVECPKTVENFCVHSRNGYYNGHIFHRVIKGFMIQTGDPTGTGMGGESIWGGEFEDEFHPTLRHDRPYTLSMANGGPGTNGSQFFITVVPTPWLDNKHTVFGRSAKGMEVVQRISNLKVNPKTDKPYEDISIINITIK is encoded by the exons ATGGCGTCTGAATCGAGTAGTGCAGAACTGAAGAGAAAATTAGATGTTGATGAAGGAAACGGCGGCAATGCTGAAGACGAGGAATGGGTTGGGCCGATGCCAATTGAGGCGACAcctcaaaagaaaagaaaag TGCTGGACTATGAGCGTGTGTACCTGAACAATCTTCCTTCTGCCGCTATGTATGAACGGAGCTACATGCACAGAGACGTCATCACTTATATTGTCTGTTCAAA GACTGACTTCATCATCACAGCCAGTCAAGATGGTCACGTCAAATTCTGgaagaaaaaggaggaggaaggaatTGAGTTTGTTAAACACTTTCGCAGCCACCTAG GTGTGATCGAGTGCATTGCAGTCAGTGCAGAGGGcgctctgttctgctctgttgGGGATGACCAGGCCATGAAAGTGTTCGACGTGGTCAACTTTGACATGATCAACATGCTCAAGTTGGG CTTCCATCCTGGCCAGTGTGAGTGGATCTACAATCCAGGTGATGCCATCTCCACGGTGGCCTGCTCAGAAAAATCAACAGGAAAGATATTTGTGTATGACGGCCGGGGAAGCAACACGCCATTCCACACGTTTGACAAGATgcactcctcccccctctcccaaaTCCGCCTGAACCCACGTTTCCGGGTCATAGTCTCTGCTGACAAAGCCGGCATGCTGGAGTATTGGACTGGCCTTCCCAACGAGTTCAAGTTCCCCAGACAAGTGGACTGGGAATTTAAGACCGACACAGACTTGTATGAATTTGCCAAATGCAAAACCTATCCCACCAGCCTGGCCTTTTCGGCTGATGGCAAGAAAATGGCCACCATTGCCTCGGACCGCAAAGTGAGGATTTTCCGATTCCTGACTGGGAAGCTGATGAGAGTGTTTGATGAATCGTTGACT ATGTTCACCGAGCTGCAGCAGATGCGGCAGCAGCTGCCTGACATGGAGTTCGGCCGCAGGATGGCCGTGGAGAGGGAGCTGGAGAAGGTGGACGGCATTCGGCTGACAAACATCATCTTTGACGAAACCGGACATTTTGTCCTCTACGGGACCATGCTGGGCATCAAAGTCATCAACGTGGAAACCAACAG ATGCGTTCGGATCCTGGGAAAGCAAGAGAACATCCGCGTGGTGAAGCTGAGCCTGTTTCAGGGCATCGCCAAAGCCACGCACGCTGCCCCCACCATCGAGATGAAGGCCTCAGACAACCCAGCCCTGCAGGCCGCCGAGCCCGACCCCGTCATCTTCTGCACGGCCTTCAAGAAGAACCGCTTCTACCTG TTCACCAAGAGGGAGCCTGAAGACACAAAGAATGCTGACTCAGACAGGGACATCTTCAATGAGAAGCCGTCCAAGGAGGAAGTCATGGCGGCCACACAGGCCGAGGGTCCAAAGAGGGTGTCGGACAGCGCCATCATCCACACCACCATGGGAGACATCCATATCAAGCTCTTCCCTGTGGA ATGTCCAAAAACGGTGGAGAACTTCTGTGTTCACAGCAGAAATGGCTATTACAACGGTCACATATTCCACCGTGTCATCAAG GGCTTCATGATCCAGACAGGAGACCCCACGGGAACAGGGATGGGCGGAGAAAGCATCTGGGGAGGAGAGTTTGAGGACGAGTTCCACCCTACGCTGAGGCATGACCGGCCCTACACGCTCAGCATGGCCAACGGCGGCCCAGGAACCAACGGCTCCCAGTTCTTCATTACCGTCGTCCCCACT CCCTGGCTGGACAACAAGCACACCGTGTTTGGGAGAAGCGCGAAGGGAATGGAAGTCGTCCAGAGGATCTCCAATTTGAAAGTTAATCCAAAAACCGACAAGCCCTACGAAGACATCAGCATCATAAACATCACCATCAAGTGA
- the trappc13 gene encoding trafficking protein particle complex subunit 13 isoform X1: MDVNQAKQEQLLALKVMRLTKPTLFTNMPVTCEDRDLPGDLFGRLMKEDPSTIKGAETLTLGEMLTLPQNFGNIFLGETFSSYISVHNDSPQVVKDILVKADLQTSSQRLNLSASNSAVAELKPECCIDDVIHHEVKEIGTHILVCAVSYTTQTGEKLYFRKFFKFQVLKPLDVKTKFYNAESDLSSVTDEVFLEAQIQNITTSPMFMEKVSLEPSMMYNVSELNTVVSGDDGASTFGKMSYLQPMDTRQYLYCLKPKPEFAEKAGVIKGVTVIGKLDIVWKTNLGERGRLQTSQLQRMAPGYGDVRLSLEMIPDTVNLEEPFDITCKITNCSERTMDLVLEMCNTCSIHWCGVSGRQLGKLSPSSSLSLPLRVLSSVQGLQSISGLRLTDTFLKRTYEYDDIAQVCVVCPYMNPES; the protein is encoded by the exons atggaTGTCAATCAGGCGAAACAAGAGCAGCTACTCGCTTTAAAAG TGATGCGGCTGACGAAACCGACGCTCTTCACGAACATGCCGGTGACATGCGAGGACAGAGACCTTCCAG GTGACCTGTTTGGTCGACTCATGAAGGAAGACCCCTCCACCATTAAGGGAGCAGAGACCTTGACACTTGGAGAGATGCTCACACTTCCTCAGAATTTTGG TAACATCTTCCTGGGTGAGACGTTTTCCAGTTACATCAGCGTACACAACGACAGCCCCCAGGTGGTCAAGGACATATTGGTGAAG GCAGACCTGCAGACCAGCTCTCAGCGTTTGAACCTGTCTGCGTCCAATTCAGCTGTCGCAGAGCTAAAACCAGAGTGCTGCATCGACGATGTCATTCACCATGAAGTGAAGGAGATCGGAACCCACAT TTTGGTCTGTGCAGTCAGTTACACCACTCAGACCGGGGAGAAGCTGTACTTCAGAAAATTCTTCAAATTTCAG GTACTCAAGCCCCTGGATGTGAAGACCAAGTTCTACAATGCAGAG AGTGACCTCAGTTCCGTG ACAGATGAGGTCTTCCTTGAGGCCCAGATCCAGAACATCACCACCTCTCCTATGTTCATGGAGAAGGTGTCCCTGGAGCCGTCCATGATGTACAACGTCTCGGAGCTCAACACAGTGGTCTCAGGGGATGATGG GGCGTCCACATTTGGGAAGATGTCCTACCTGCAGCCTATGGACACACGACAGTACCTGTACTGCCTGAAGCCAAAGCCGGAGTTCGCAGAGAAGGCCGGGGTGATAAAGGGCGTGACGGTGATCGGAAAACTGGACATCGTCTGGAAAACCAACCTAGGGGAGAGAGGCCGGCTGCAGACCAGCCAGCTCCaaagaatg GCTCCTGGCTATGGAGACGTGAGACTCTCCCTTGAGATGATCCCTGACACAGTCAACTTAGAGGAGCCGTTCGACATCACCTGTAAAATCACTAACTGCAG CGAGAGGACCATGGACCTGGTGCTGGAGATGTGCAACACCTGCTCCATCCACTGGTGCGGCGTTTCGGGGCGGCAGCTGGGGAAACTGAgccccagctcctccctctccctccccctcagggTCTTGTCCTCAGTCCAGGGACTGCAG agCATATCTGGACTGAGGCTCACAGACACGTTTTTGAAAAGAACATATGAATATGATGACATTGCACAAGTCTGTGTAGTTTGTCCATACATGAACCCAGAGAGCTAG
- the trappc13 gene encoding trafficking protein particle complex subunit 13 isoform X2 — MDVNQAKQEQLLALKVMRLTKPTLFTNMPVTCEDRDLPGDLFGRLMKEDPSTIKGAETLTLGEMLTLPQNFGNIFLGETFSSYISVHNDSPQVVKDILVKADLQTSSQRLNLSASNSAVAELKPECCIDDVIHHEVKEIGTHILVCAVSYTTQTGEKLYFRKFFKFQVLKPLDVKTKFYNAETDEVFLEAQIQNITTSPMFMEKVSLEPSMMYNVSELNTVVSGDDGASTFGKMSYLQPMDTRQYLYCLKPKPEFAEKAGVIKGVTVIGKLDIVWKTNLGERGRLQTSQLQRMAPGYGDVRLSLEMIPDTVNLEEPFDITCKITNCSERTMDLVLEMCNTCSIHWCGVSGRQLGKLSPSSSLSLPLRVLSSVQGLQSISGLRLTDTFLKRTYEYDDIAQVCVVCPYMNPES; from the exons atggaTGTCAATCAGGCGAAACAAGAGCAGCTACTCGCTTTAAAAG TGATGCGGCTGACGAAACCGACGCTCTTCACGAACATGCCGGTGACATGCGAGGACAGAGACCTTCCAG GTGACCTGTTTGGTCGACTCATGAAGGAAGACCCCTCCACCATTAAGGGAGCAGAGACCTTGACACTTGGAGAGATGCTCACACTTCCTCAGAATTTTGG TAACATCTTCCTGGGTGAGACGTTTTCCAGTTACATCAGCGTACACAACGACAGCCCCCAGGTGGTCAAGGACATATTGGTGAAG GCAGACCTGCAGACCAGCTCTCAGCGTTTGAACCTGTCTGCGTCCAATTCAGCTGTCGCAGAGCTAAAACCAGAGTGCTGCATCGACGATGTCATTCACCATGAAGTGAAGGAGATCGGAACCCACAT TTTGGTCTGTGCAGTCAGTTACACCACTCAGACCGGGGAGAAGCTGTACTTCAGAAAATTCTTCAAATTTCAG GTACTCAAGCCCCTGGATGTGAAGACCAAGTTCTACAATGCAGAG ACAGATGAGGTCTTCCTTGAGGCCCAGATCCAGAACATCACCACCTCTCCTATGTTCATGGAGAAGGTGTCCCTGGAGCCGTCCATGATGTACAACGTCTCGGAGCTCAACACAGTGGTCTCAGGGGATGATGG GGCGTCCACATTTGGGAAGATGTCCTACCTGCAGCCTATGGACACACGACAGTACCTGTACTGCCTGAAGCCAAAGCCGGAGTTCGCAGAGAAGGCCGGGGTGATAAAGGGCGTGACGGTGATCGGAAAACTGGACATCGTCTGGAAAACCAACCTAGGGGAGAGAGGCCGGCTGCAGACCAGCCAGCTCCaaagaatg GCTCCTGGCTATGGAGACGTGAGACTCTCCCTTGAGATGATCCCTGACACAGTCAACTTAGAGGAGCCGTTCGACATCACCTGTAAAATCACTAACTGCAG CGAGAGGACCATGGACCTGGTGCTGGAGATGTGCAACACCTGCTCCATCCACTGGTGCGGCGTTTCGGGGCGGCAGCTGGGGAAACTGAgccccagctcctccctctccctccccctcagggTCTTGTCCTCAGTCCAGGGACTGCAG agCATATCTGGACTGAGGCTCACAGACACGTTTTTGAAAAGAACATATGAATATGATGACATTGCACAAGTCTGTGTAGTTTGTCCATACATGAACCCAGAGAGCTAG